DNA sequence from the Longimicrobium sp. genome:
CTACGGAGTGTCAAAAGCGTTCGACTCGCCACAAGCTATCGGGCCCGCCGTCGTTGCGGCCGGCAGTGGGATACTCGTAAACCTGATAGGCGCAACGTTTCTTGTGATCTATCGCTCAACAATGGAACAAGCCAAGGAGTACGTCGCGATACTAGAGCGCATTAATGCAGTCGGAATGGCCGTTCAGATTTTGGAATCTCTGGGCGATCGCGATCACGCCTTGCGCCAAGAGACAACTGCGCAGATCGCGACGCAGTTACTCACGCTTTATGCGGCTAAGCCCCCCGCCTGACACGGCTTTCCGAATAAAGCGTTGCAGTGGACGCCGGGGTCTGGAGACAGGCAACTGAAGGGTAGCGGAGGTGCAGCCCGGACGCCGCTAACTTGGTGTTAAGCAGCTTTAAGTGGAGAACATCGCTATGTGCGCGCTTCTCTCGTTGGTCGTGGGTGCTACCTGCACCCTCCTTGCGGCCTGTGCCCCGCATGCGGGCACCGGATCAGCCTCCGGCGCGGAGCCGCTCGCGTCCGACACCGGGCGAGTGACGGTCGAGCGTGGTACTCTCTACTACGACGTGCGAGGCAGCGGCCCGCCGCTGGTGCTCCTCCATGCGGGGGGCCGAGACCTCACCATGTGGGATTCGCAGGCCGGTCCCCTCGCCCGCTCCTTCCGCCTCGTCCGCTACGACGCGCGTGGACATGGCCGCTCCACCGCACCTGCAGGACCCTACTCCACCACCGAGGACCTGCGCCTGCTGCTGGACCATCTCGGCATCGAGCGGGCCTCCCTCGTGGGCATCTCCATGGGGGCAGGCGTCGCTCTGGACTTCGCCGCCACCCATCCGGAGCGCGTGAGCAAGCTGGCGCTCGTCTCCACGAGCGGGCCGCCGCCGGGGGTGCCGATCCCACCCGGCGCCGCGCCGCCGCTGACGCACGAAGCGGGGCGAGCGCGGTTGCGCGCGCTCACCATGCCGCGCATGCTCATCGTAGGTGAGGGCGACACTCCGGACCACCTTGCAGTCGCGGCGCGCGTGGAGGCGGAGGTGCCGCAGGTGCGCGTCGTGCGCCTTGCGGGAGGGAGGCATCTGGTCAACCAGGACGTGCCGGAGGCATTCAATGCTCTGCTCCTCGGCTTCCTCAAATAGGATACCGGGCCTGCTGAGCCGCTATCCGCCGAGCCTGGCGCGCAGGGTGCGACTAGCTCGTACAAGGCGCCGTTCCTACCCTCCTCGGGTGCTCGTGAATGGGTAGCCCTCGGGAACTTCCAATGTCAGAGCCTATCCCGGATGGAACGTCTGATGACAAAGGGAACCCGCGCTGTCTTAACTGCGGTGCGCAGCTAGTGGGGGAGTTCTGCCATGGGTGCGGACAGAACGCGGGTGAAACGCAGTCGTCCCTGCGTCGCTGGATCGGGAAAGAGATGGAGGAGCATTTTTCCGTCGATGCCAAGCTGCCTCGAACGCTGCGCTCGCTTTTCCTTCAGCCCGGGTTCCTGACACGAGAGTACCTCGACGGGCGGCGCGCCCGCTACATCCGGCCGCTCCAACTCTACCTCCTTGCAGCCGCGCTCCTCTTTGTGGGCAGCTGGTTCAAGACCGCGGCGGAGGGCGGGCTCTCCGCCGCGTTGCGCGGGCCGGAGCAGGCGGTCGCGGGGCGGAATACGGCGATCCAGGAGCGTTCTGGCGCTTCGCCAGCAGCCAGGCAGCAGTCGTGCGTCGGCGAGAGGCGCACGTTTGAATGCCTGATGACGTACGCTGCTGGGGTGGCGGGAAGGGCGGGATCCAGATATGAACGCAGCACTCAGCTCGAGTTCATCGACCTCCTCTCGCGCGCCATGTTCCTCCTACTTCCGCTCTTCTCTTTTCTGTTGTTTCTCCTGTACCTCCGCCAACGGAGACATTATCTCGAACACCTGATTTTCGCGCTCCACCTCCATGCGTTTGCATTCATCGTCCTGGGAGTTCTGGCGATGCTGCCCGAGGGAGTCCGGCTGTCGGACGGGACCGGCTCCCTGTTCGTCCCCGTCATGCTGATCTACCTGTTCCTTGCCATGCGCGCCGTCTACCGGCAAACCAGGGTAAAAACCACCGCCAAGCTCGCTCTTCTCGTTGCTGGCTATATCCCCGCGATGCTTGTTACCGGCGCGATTGCTCTCCTGGCGGGCATAGGCTGAGTGAGCCGAATCATAGCCAGCGTTACCTGCACTCGGACCACCTCGCTTGCACAGCGGATCCGCCGGAGCCCATGATCCGTAGCTTCATCTACGACCTACTGATCCTCCGACTCACCTCGCGTTGGTACGCCGAGGTGCTGGCGCGCGTGCCCCAGGGCGCCGCGCTGCTGGACGTGGGGATCGGCACGGCCGGCGCTCTGCTGGCCAACGCCGATTCGGTGACGCGGAAGCGCCTGCGCATCGTCGGCATCGACGTGGATGCGGACTACGTTGAGCGCGCGCGGCGCAGGCTGGGAGATTCCTCGCTGGCCGATCTAGCCGAGGTGCGTCTGCAGTCCGTCTACGATCATCGGGGCGGGCCGTACGATGCCGTGTATTTCTCCGGCAGCTTCATGCTCCTGGCCGAGCCCGAGCAGGCGTTGCGGCACTGCTGCACGCTCCTGAAGCCAGGTGGATCCATCTTCTTCACCCAAACCATCCAGAAACAGCCAGCCCGCTGGATGGAGCTTCTCAAGCCCATGCTGAAACGGGTCACGAGCATCGACTTCGGCAGGGTGACCTACGAAGACGATTTCAAAGCGCAGATCCACGCCGCGGGACTGCATCTGGAGGAATTCACCACCCTGGCCCGCCACGGGAGCCGGATCACGTGCATTGCCGTGGCAAGGCCCGCCCGTACACGCGCCGGCTGAGCGTAGTCAGTAATGGCGCCGCGCCCGTTTCGGCCGAAAACGGGCGCGGCGGCTTAGCCCTCCAACCAAATACCATCTTCGCCAATCTACTGTGTACGGACGCACCACCGGCCCATCTGGTGCTGGTGATGCGCATGCGTATGCCGCCGAACGTGCGTTTTTACACAGAGCGTTGCTTTTTACACACCTCGCGTGTACACTGGCTTCATGGCACAGAACCGACCCGCGCTGACCAAGCGCGAAAAAGAGATCCTGGACATCGTCTACGCCCGCGGCCACGCGACCGCGGCCGAGGTACGCGCCGCGATGGCCGATCCGCCCACCGACGCGGGCGTGCGCACCGTGCTGCGCGTGCTGGTGAACAAGGGCCATCTGCGCATTCAGCAGGAGGGTCCGCGCTACGATTACTGGCCCGTGGTCGCCCGCGAGACCGCTCGGCGATCCGAGGTGCAGCACCTGCTGCGCACCTTCTTCGGCGGCTCGCTGGAGTCCGCGCTGGCCACGCTGCTGGACGTGGGGCGCGGGAAGCTGGACGACGAGGAGCGGGAGCGCCTGAAGCGCCTTATCGATGACGCCGCGCAGGAGGGACGCTGAGATGACCAACCTGACTCCGATGGTCCTCCTCCTCCTTAAGGCGAGCGCCCTGCTGATCGCCGCGCTGGCCGCGGGACTCCTGCTCCGGCGGAGAGCGGCGGCGGACCGGCATCGGCTCTGGAGCGCGACGTTCGCGGGGCTCCTTGCGCTCCCCCTTCTTGCAGTCGCGCTCCCCGGCTTGCGCATCCCCCTCCCCGCGCCGCGTCCGCTCTCGGTCGTTGCGGCCGAGGGCCCCGCGCCGGTAGCCGCGCTCGCCGAAGCACCCCGCGCCGCGCCCGTGGCACATCGCGGCTCCTCCGCGCCATCCGCCGCCCCGCGCACCGCCAAACCTGTCGCGACGAGGCCGCTTCCATCGGTGCGCAGTGTGGCCCTGGCCGTCTGGCTGGCGGGTGTGCTCGCCGCCCTGGCCGCGCTGCTCACGGCGCTGCTCCGGGCGCATTGGGTGGCCAAAGACGCGGAGGCGATGGACGACCCGGCCTGGCGCGCGTCGGCCTCCGACCTCGCGGGACGGCTGGGAATGCGCCGCCCGGTGCGAATCCTCGCCTCCCCCGCGGTGCAGACGCCGATGGCGGGCGGTCTTCTGCGCCCCACGGTGTTCGTCCCTCCCACCGCGCGAGAGTGGCCGGACGAGTTGCGCGCGATGGTGCTGGCCCACGAGATCGCGCACCTGGCGGGCCGGGATCCGCTCCGCAAGGTGCTCGGACGCGCCGCGCTCACGCTGTACTGGTTCCATCCCCTGGCCTGGATCGCGGCGAGGCAGGCGGCCGCCGCCTGCGAGCAGGCGTGCGACGAAGCCGTGCTCGCGCTGGGGGTGCGCCCCTCCGCCTACGCCGGCGTGCTCCTCCACTTCGCCGACGCCGCACCGCCCGTGCTGGCGGGCGCGGCGCTCCCCATCGTCCGACGCTCATCCCTGGAGGCTCGACTCATGGTCATTCTCAACGCCCCAACGCGTCCCGCCGCGCGGCGCGGAATCGTGCTCCCGGCGGTCGCGGCCGCCGCGGTCACCGTGTGCATCGCGGCGGCCCAACCCATCGCGCCGCCGAGCACCCCCGCCGTCGCGCCCCTGCGGCCCGTGCTCGCGCAGAACGTCGCCGCCCGTCCCGCGGCGATCGTACCGGTCGTGACGAGCGCCACCACGCCCTCCGCCCCCGTCCTGACTCGCCAGGAGTCGTGCTGGTCCAGGGGCACCGGGGAGACGTTCAGCGGCACGGTGTCGATGAGCGACGACAACGGGGTGTCGACCATTTACGAGCGGTCCGGGCGCGCGGGGAACGAGGTGATCGTGCAGCGCTCCTTTGATGACCTGCGCATCTGCGCGCGGGCGGAGGGGCTGCGGGACGACGATGCGGTCCCGAGCAGCTGGCCGAGCCGCGCGGGTCGCGTGGTCCTGGAGACGGAGCAGCGGGGCGACGTGCGGCAGATGAACATCGCGGGCGGACAGGCGACGTATGCGGTCAACGGCGCCCAGCGCGGCGTCGATGCGTCGGCCCAGGCGTGGCAGAGCCGGCTCCTGGCGCTCCTGGACGCCACCTGGGAGCTGAGCCAGCTCCGCGGCCGGGAGAGCAGCCTGCGCGGGGAGATCGCGTCGATCCACGGGGAGCGCAGCAGCCTGCATGGGGAGATCGCCTCGCTGCGGGGCGAGGTAAGCAGCATGCGCGGCCAGATCGCGTCGCTGCGTGGAGAGGAGAGCAGCCTGAACGGAAGGATCGCCTCCATCCGCGGGCAGCTGAGTGGACTGCAAGGGCAGATCGCCTCCGAGCGGGGGGCCATCGCCAGCCTCACCGCCTCGGCGCGCTCTCAGAGCGGGGCCGACAACGAGCGGATCAGCCGGCGCGTCGCCCAGCACCGGGAGGCGATTCGCGAGCTGGAGGAGGAGATCCGCCGCTACGACGTGGACAGCCGGGTCCGCGCGGTCGAGAGGGAGAGAGCGGAGTTGGATGTGGACCGGCAGGTGGCAGCCATCGAGCGCCAGATCGCCCAGT
Encoded proteins:
- a CDS encoding DUF3667 domain-containing protein; this translates as MEEHFSVDAKLPRTLRSLFLQPGFLTREYLDGRRARYIRPLQLYLLAAALLFVGSWFKTAAEGGLSAALRGPEQAVAGRNTAIQERSGASPAARQQSCVGERRTFECLMTYAAGVAGRAGSRYERSTQLEFIDLLSRAMFLLLPLFSFLLFLLYLRQRRHYLEHLIFALHLHAFAFIVLGVLAMLPEGVRLSDGTGSLFVPVMLIYLFLAMRAVYRQTRVKTTAKLALLVAGYIPAMLVTGAIALLAGIG
- a CDS encoding class I SAM-dependent methyltransferase, with translation MIRSFIYDLLILRLTSRWYAEVLARVPQGAALLDVGIGTAGALLANADSVTRKRLRIVGIDVDADYVERARRRLGDSSLADLAEVRLQSVYDHRGGPYDAVYFSGSFMLLAEPEQALRHCCTLLKPGGSIFFTQTIQKQPARWMELLKPMLKRVTSIDFGRVTYEDDFKAQIHAAGLHLEEFTTLARHGSRITCIAVARPARTRAG
- a CDS encoding M56 family metallopeptidase, translated to MTNLTPMVLLLLKASALLIAALAAGLLLRRRAAADRHRLWSATFAGLLALPLLAVALPGLRIPLPAPRPLSVVAAEGPAPVAALAEAPRAAPVAHRGSSAPSAAPRTAKPVATRPLPSVRSVALAVWLAGVLAALAALLTALLRAHWVAKDAEAMDDPAWRASASDLAGRLGMRRPVRILASPAVQTPMAGGLLRPTVFVPPTAREWPDELRAMVLAHEIAHLAGRDPLRKVLGRAALTLYWFHPLAWIAARQAAAACEQACDEAVLALGVRPSAYAGVLLHFADAAPPVLAGAALPIVRRSSLEARLMVILNAPTRPAARRGIVLPAVAAAAVTVCIAAAQPIAPPSTPAVAPLRPVLAQNVAARPAAIVPVVTSATTPSAPVLTRQESCWSRGTGETFSGTVSMSDDNGVSTIYERSGRAGNEVIVQRSFDDLRICARAEGLRDDDAVPSSWPSRAGRVVLETEQRGDVRQMNIAGGQATYAVNGAQRGVDASAQAWQSRLLALLDATWELSQLRGRESSLRGEIASIHGERSSLHGEIASLRGEVSSMRGQIASLRGEESSLNGRIASIRGQLSGLQGQIASERGAIASLTASARSQSGADNERISRRVAQHREAIRELEEEIRRYDVDSRVRAVERERAELDVDRQVAAIERQIAQFDPESRIAEVNRRIAALRVDESVAAIERQITALDAPRRIRALEARVAEALERLRAELR
- a CDS encoding alpha/beta fold hydrolase; protein product: MTVERGTLYYDVRGSGPPLVLLHAGGRDLTMWDSQAGPLARSFRLVRYDARGHGRSTAPAGPYSTTEDLRLLLDHLGIERASLVGISMGAGVALDFAATHPERVSKLALVSTSGPPPGVPIPPGAAPPLTHEAGRARLRALTMPRMLIVGEGDTPDHLAVAARVEAEVPQVRVVRLAGGRHLVNQDVPEAFNALLLGFLK
- a CDS encoding BlaI/MecI/CopY family transcriptional regulator, with protein sequence MAQNRPALTKREKEILDIVYARGHATAAEVRAAMADPPTDAGVRTVLRVLVNKGHLRIQQEGPRYDYWPVVARETARRSEVQHLLRTFFGGSLESALATLLDVGRGKLDDEERERLKRLIDDAAQEGR